The Microbacterium foliorum genome has a window encoding:
- a CDS encoding helix-turn-helix transcriptional regulator: MNSYRQDEWAASPVQPSTIREPYLMGTGVVTGEDTDTRPLAPPHAHPDAMLAWCYRGTVWVQLQDAMWRLAPGQGIWIPAGTPHTARHERDSTGCYTYISDASLLSPIDDIVQVLVPRAVQEMLLHLGVNDMPTALRVRIQSVLIEMLQHPSTETADGWGEVPMPTDERVRSLVQAVLADPGDPRSARDLFGAHGLHERTVLRIFQNDVGMSFGRWRTGVRMTLAARLIVDGTPIGAAAHRCGYATTSAFSAAFKERFGSTPRQHVARVQADPVHQRYWR; the protein is encoded by the coding sequence GTGAACTCCTATCGACAGGACGAGTGGGCCGCGAGCCCGGTGCAGCCGTCGACCATCCGAGAGCCGTACCTGATGGGCACGGGTGTCGTCACCGGCGAGGACACCGACACCCGGCCGCTCGCACCGCCGCACGCACACCCCGATGCGATGCTCGCCTGGTGCTACCGCGGCACGGTCTGGGTGCAGCTGCAGGACGCCATGTGGCGCCTCGCCCCCGGGCAGGGCATCTGGATTCCCGCAGGCACGCCGCACACCGCTCGCCATGAGCGCGACTCGACCGGGTGCTACACCTACATCTCCGATGCGTCGCTGCTCTCGCCCATCGACGACATCGTGCAGGTGCTGGTGCCGCGAGCCGTGCAGGAGATGCTGCTGCACCTCGGAGTGAACGACATGCCCACCGCACTGCGGGTGCGCATCCAGTCGGTGCTCATCGAGATGCTGCAGCACCCGTCGACAGAGACCGCAGACGGCTGGGGCGAGGTGCCCATGCCGACCGACGAGCGGGTGAGATCGCTGGTGCAGGCCGTGCTCGCCGACCCGGGCGACCCCCGCAGTGCGCGGGATCTGTTCGGCGCTCACGGGCTTCACGAGCGCACCGTCCTGCGCATCTTCCAGAACGACGTCGGCATGTCCTTCGGCCGATGGCGGACCGGCGTGCGGATGACCCTGGCTGCACGACTGATCGTCGACGGCACACCCATCGGCGCCGCGGCGCACCGCTGCGGATACGCCACGACCAGCGCCTTCTCCGCGGCATTCAAAGAGCGGTTCGGCTCGACCCCGCGGCAGCATGTGGCGCGCGTGCAGGCCGACCCGGTTCATCAGCGGTACTGGCGGTGA
- a CDS encoding ABC transporter substrate-binding protein, translating into MTHASARPKTRRGAALVAAALAATLTLAGCATPADTAESASASASGDAVVIEHAHGETVIPEKPQRIVTLGWMTPDIVAALGTSPVGMEEVWGADESGYQPWFEDFVTEEYGETPEIIPFTEDGPNYEAIKALKPDLILSLYSGVTDVEYERLTEIAPTVPYIERAWDPSTWEDMTRTIGAAMSEDAKAEELIAETEDMITTLADEHPEFDDKTFVWGLTLNEGGTDLGVYLEYDPRVRITEALGFTSTSAMDSFLASAEGDNWYTGVSLEKLYDVQADLFAAWGGSADEGTYTVENKVVSRWAPIEAGSYVIYADAAEASAISAPTVLSLKYILPKYVDDLAAALQGEPTIAGE; encoded by the coding sequence ATGACGCACGCTTCTGCGCGCCCGAAGACCCGCCGGGGTGCCGCGCTCGTCGCGGCCGCCCTGGCCGCGACCCTCACCCTCGCGGGGTGCGCGACACCGGCCGACACCGCGGAATCCGCCTCCGCCTCGGCATCCGGCGATGCCGTGGTCATCGAGCACGCCCACGGCGAGACGGTCATCCCCGAGAAGCCGCAGCGCATCGTGACCCTCGGCTGGATGACCCCCGACATCGTCGCCGCCCTCGGCACGAGCCCGGTCGGCATGGAAGAGGTCTGGGGCGCCGACGAGAGCGGCTACCAGCCCTGGTTCGAGGACTTCGTCACCGAGGAGTACGGAGAGACGCCCGAGATCATCCCCTTCACGGAGGACGGGCCGAACTACGAGGCGATCAAGGCGCTCAAGCCCGACCTCATCCTGAGCCTCTACTCGGGAGTCACCGACGTCGAGTACGAGCGTCTGACCGAGATCGCACCGACCGTGCCCTACATCGAGCGGGCCTGGGACCCGAGCACGTGGGAGGACATGACCCGCACGATCGGCGCGGCGATGTCGGAGGACGCGAAGGCCGAAGAGCTGATCGCCGAGACCGAGGACATGATCACCACGCTCGCCGACGAGCACCCCGAGTTCGACGACAAGACCTTCGTCTGGGGCCTGACCCTGAACGAGGGCGGCACCGACCTCGGCGTCTACCTCGAGTACGACCCGCGCGTGCGCATCACCGAGGCGCTCGGCTTCACATCGACGTCGGCGATGGACAGCTTCCTGGCCAGCGCCGAAGGCGACAACTGGTACACCGGCGTGAGCCTCGAGAAGCTCTACGACGTGCAGGCCGACCTGTTCGCCGCATGGGGCGGCAGTGCGGATGAAGGCACGTACACGGTCGAGAACAAGGTCGTCTCGCGCTGGGCGCCGATCGAGGCCGGCTCGTACGTGATCTACGCCGACGCCGCGGAGGCATCGGCGATCAGCGCACCGACCGTGCTCTCGCTGAAGTACATCCTGCCGAAGTACGTCGACGACCTCGCCGCCGCGCTGCAGGGCGAGCCGACGATCGCCGGCGAGTGA
- a CDS encoding FecCD family ABC transporter permease, with translation MSLATEDGTDVSNTGAGSRADGSPRRTGTLAAGLIVSVIVLGAAAIASLAIGNRAIDPATVLHALFAYDDDDPLHLMVRELRVPRTLLGIVVGAALAVCGGLIQAFTRNPLADPGILGVNAGASFAVTFAVGILGLTTPGAYVPFALLGAFVLTMLVYALGSFGRSGATPMKLTLAGVALGAAFTGFTTAIVLRDLGTLQVMRFWGVGSIGGRTLDQLAWAAPLIATGLVIGLLCARSLNALALGDDLAQSLGARVRVTRVLVIIAVTVLAGTSVAAAGPIAFVGLMIPHVVRWFTGPDQRWVLTYSMIIGPAFLLLADILGRIVLPSGELRVGIVTALLGAPILIILVRRKRVSGL, from the coding sequence ATGTCCTTGGCGACGGAAGACGGCACGGACGTCTCGAACACCGGCGCGGGGAGTCGTGCAGACGGCTCCCCGCGCCGCACCGGCACGCTCGCGGCGGGACTGATCGTGTCGGTGATCGTGCTGGGCGCCGCCGCCATCGCCTCGCTCGCGATCGGCAACCGTGCGATCGATCCGGCGACGGTCCTGCACGCGCTCTTCGCCTACGACGATGACGACCCCCTGCATCTGATGGTCCGGGAGCTGCGCGTGCCCCGCACGCTGCTCGGCATCGTCGTCGGAGCGGCCCTCGCCGTCTGCGGCGGGCTGATCCAGGCCTTCACCCGCAACCCGCTGGCCGACCCCGGCATCCTCGGGGTGAACGCGGGCGCCTCGTTCGCCGTCACGTTCGCCGTCGGGATCCTCGGGCTCACCACCCCCGGCGCCTACGTGCCCTTCGCACTGCTGGGCGCGTTCGTGCTGACGATGCTCGTCTACGCGCTGGGTTCGTTCGGGCGCTCAGGCGCCACGCCGATGAAGCTCACACTCGCGGGGGTCGCGCTCGGCGCCGCCTTCACCGGATTCACGACCGCGATCGTGCTGCGCGACCTCGGCACGCTGCAGGTCATGCGCTTCTGGGGAGTCGGATCCATCGGCGGGCGCACCCTCGACCAGCTCGCCTGGGCGGCCCCGCTCATCGCGACCGGGCTCGTCATCGGACTGCTGTGCGCACGGTCGCTGAATGCCCTGGCACTCGGCGACGACCTGGCGCAGTCGCTCGGGGCACGCGTGCGCGTGACGCGCGTGCTCGTCATCATCGCCGTGACGGTCCTCGCCGGCACGAGCGTCGCCGCCGCCGGCCCCATCGCCTTCGTCGGCCTCATGATCCCGCACGTCGTGCGCTGGTTCACCGGACCCGATCAGCGCTGGGTCCTCACGTACTCGATGATCATCGGTCCGGCCTTCCTGCTCCTCGCCGACATCCTCGGCCGCATCGTGCTGCCCAGCGGCGAACTGCGCGTCGGCATCGTCACAGCGCTGCTCGGCGCACCGATCCTGATCATCCTCGTGCGTCGCAAGCGGGTGAGCGGACTGTGA
- a CDS encoding FecCD family ABC transporter permease, with protein sequence MSIDQRRAPSSDLRTPELAPVDHSRRLLRIETSRVAALIPVRAVAVSAVLVAVIIAAGLASMTIGAYEVDFPSVIRAIVDPASDPDIRQVVFEWRLPRVLFAVLCGAALALAGGIFQSLTRNPLGSPDIIGFGVGAQFGVTLMMVVLELNTYMFKAVGALVGGLITALLVYVLAHRNTLSSFRLIIVGIGVSAGLGSLTSWILISVSVEKAMMAATWGAGSLASLGFDQLVPAAIVFAVVALASLPLNRTLPVLEMGDDAATALGVSPGRTRLSAMVFGVALVALVTAAAGPISFIALAAPQISQRLTRSNTPMDTVPVMLTGAALVVVSDTLAQLVAVPVGVVTVSVGGIYLAWLLAAQYARRS encoded by the coding sequence GTGAGCATCGACCAGCGCCGCGCGCCGTCTTCGGACCTGCGGACCCCCGAGCTCGCCCCTGTCGATCACAGTCGTCGGCTGCTCCGCATCGAGACCTCGCGGGTCGCGGCACTCATCCCGGTGCGCGCGGTCGCAGTGAGCGCCGTCCTCGTCGCGGTGATCATCGCGGCGGGCCTCGCATCGATGACGATCGGCGCCTACGAGGTCGACTTCCCCTCGGTCATCCGCGCGATCGTCGACCCGGCATCCGATCCCGACATCCGCCAGGTCGTCTTCGAATGGCGGCTGCCGCGGGTGCTCTTCGCGGTGCTCTGCGGGGCGGCCCTCGCTCTGGCCGGCGGCATCTTCCAGTCGCTCACCCGCAACCCGCTCGGCTCCCCCGACATCATCGGCTTCGGCGTCGGCGCCCAGTTCGGCGTGACCCTGATGATGGTCGTGCTCGAGCTGAACACCTACATGTTCAAGGCGGTCGGCGCTCTCGTCGGCGGGCTGATCACCGCTCTGCTCGTCTACGTTCTCGCCCACAGGAACACGCTGTCGTCGTTCCGGTTGATCATCGTGGGCATCGGCGTCTCCGCGGGCCTCGGGTCGCTCACCTCCTGGATCCTGATCTCGGTCAGCGTCGAGAAGGCCATGATGGCGGCGACCTGGGGCGCCGGCTCCCTCGCCTCCCTCGGATTCGACCAGCTGGTTCCCGCCGCGATCGTCTTCGCGGTCGTCGCCCTCGCCTCCCTGCCCCTGAACCGCACCCTGCCGGTGCTCGAGATGGGCGATGATGCGGCCACCGCCCTCGGCGTGAGCCCCGGACGCACGAGGCTCTCCGCGATGGTGTTCGGGGTGGCGCTGGTGGCCCTCGTCACCGCCGCCGCGGGTCCGATCTCGTTCATCGCCCTCGCCGCACCGCAGATCTCGCAGCGACTCACCCGATCGAACACGCCGATGGACACGGTCCCCGTGATGCTCACGGGTGCCGCACTCGTCGTCGTCTCGGACACCCTCGCCCAGCTCGTCGCCGTGCCGGTGGGAGTGGTGACCGTATCGGTCGGCGGGATCTACCTCGCCTGGCTGCTGGCCGCCCAGTACGCGCGCCGCTCCTGA
- a CDS encoding ABC transporter ATP-binding protein: MTTSLQARDITLSYSDTPIVSGLTLEVPDDSFTIIIGPNACGKSTLLRGFARLLRPSTGTVLLDGAELRSLKPKDAAKKLGLLPQSSIAPDGITVADLVGRGRFPHQSAMRTWSSADERAVAEAMAATGVTDLSRRLVDELSGGQRQRVWVAMALAQQTRHLLLDEPTTFLDIAHQIDLMELFADLHRNGTTLVAVLHDLNHAARYATHLVAMRDGEIVAQGDPREIITAELVEAVYDLPCTVITDPVSGTPLVLPLGRRTR; encoded by the coding sequence ATGACCACCTCGCTGCAGGCCCGCGACATCACGCTGAGCTATTCCGACACCCCGATCGTCTCGGGGCTGACGCTGGAGGTGCCGGATGACTCGTTCACGATCATCATCGGCCCCAACGCGTGCGGCAAGTCGACGCTGCTGCGCGGCTTCGCCCGGCTGCTGCGCCCGAGCACAGGCACGGTGCTGCTCGACGGCGCCGAGCTGCGCTCCCTGAAGCCGAAGGACGCCGCGAAGAAGCTGGGACTCCTCCCCCAGTCCTCGATCGCACCCGACGGCATCACGGTCGCCGACCTCGTGGGCCGCGGCCGCTTTCCGCATCAGAGCGCGATGCGCACGTGGAGCAGCGCCGACGAGCGGGCCGTCGCCGAGGCGATGGCCGCCACCGGCGTGACCGACCTCTCCCGGCGCCTCGTCGACGAGCTCTCGGGCGGTCAGCGCCAGCGCGTCTGGGTCGCGATGGCCCTGGCTCAGCAGACCAGGCACCTGCTGCTCGACGAGCCGACGACCTTTCTCGACATCGCGCACCAGATCGACCTCATGGAGCTGTTCGCCGACCTGCACCGCAACGGCACGACCCTCGTCGCGGTTCTGCACGACCTCAACCACGCGGCCCGCTACGCCACCCACCTCGTCGCGATGCGGGACGGCGAGATCGTGGCACAGGGAGACCCACGGGAGATCATCACGGCCGAACTCGTCGAGGCCGTGTACGACCTGCCCTGCACGGTGATCACCGATCCGGTCTCGGGCACTCCGCTCGTGCTGCCGCTGGGGCGGCGGACGCGATGA
- a CDS encoding ABC transporter transmembrane domain-containing protein: MTTTPRRLFALALTSQGRGITLTAATTLLIVHSLTEAAIPVIIGATIDRAVLPSDPKALALWLGVLLGTFLVLTASYQAASRLMVGVYGYGEQALRHLTLSRMLRPRLSRRTMTPGEALTFVTSDTYRVAGVAWSVAQQCATIAAIAGAAFAMLLISPVTTLVVFASTVAMMVTMRIVSRPLERRGAAEQHAATEAGAVAADFMAGFRVLVGIGAREEAVRRYVTASDASRIAATTAGRSLAAYDAVSAALAAVATTALAGLSAWFAAEGQISIGELVTVLGLAQFLSGSLAYAGSFPSNWIHKLASAKRLAAMIDADDLLDAPLTAPRSAQRRPAEAGVALTFRPGPEGSAHIDVHRGELLGIRPSDSDEARTLSRLLGLRTPPGPDAVAVAIDGALHDPRHLDPREYRRRVVALPHRHTIASGTLREAVGGHGVTAAPSPEMTAVAALHDTITEAGGWDAQVGEAGRRLSGGQRQRIGIARALHTDADVLVLDEPTSAVDAITEAHIAAALAALDRTTIVISTSPVLLGACDRVIDLSPEGTDAAHG, translated from the coding sequence ATGACGACCACACCCCGCCGGCTCTTCGCGCTGGCCCTCACCTCGCAGGGACGCGGGATCACCCTGACCGCCGCGACGACGCTGCTCATCGTGCACTCGCTCACCGAGGCCGCGATCCCGGTGATCATCGGCGCCACGATCGACCGCGCCGTGCTGCCGTCAGACCCGAAGGCTCTCGCGCTGTGGCTCGGCGTGCTCCTCGGCACGTTCCTCGTGCTGACCGCGAGCTACCAGGCCGCCTCCCGTCTGATGGTCGGCGTCTACGGTTACGGCGAGCAGGCACTGCGCCACCTCACCCTCTCGCGGATGCTGCGTCCTCGCCTCTCCCGACGGACGATGACCCCGGGCGAGGCGCTGACCTTCGTCACCTCCGACACGTATCGCGTGGCGGGCGTCGCGTGGTCGGTCGCCCAGCAGTGCGCCACGATCGCGGCGATCGCGGGCGCCGCGTTCGCGATGCTGCTGATCTCTCCGGTCACGACGCTTGTCGTGTTCGCGTCGACCGTCGCGATGATGGTCACGATGCGGATCGTCTCGCGTCCGCTCGAGCGTCGAGGTGCCGCAGAGCAGCACGCCGCGACGGAGGCGGGCGCCGTCGCTGCCGACTTCATGGCGGGGTTCCGGGTGCTCGTCGGCATCGGCGCCCGCGAGGAGGCGGTGCGCCGCTACGTCACGGCCAGTGACGCCAGCCGGATCGCGGCGACGACCGCCGGGCGATCGCTCGCCGCCTACGACGCGGTGAGCGCCGCGCTCGCGGCGGTGGCGACGACCGCGCTCGCCGGGCTGTCGGCGTGGTTCGCGGCCGAGGGCCAGATCAGCATCGGCGAGCTCGTCACCGTGCTCGGTCTCGCGCAGTTCCTCAGCGGCTCGCTCGCGTACGCCGGATCGTTCCCCTCGAACTGGATCCACAAGCTCGCCTCGGCGAAGCGGCTGGCCGCGATGATCGACGCAGACGACCTGCTCGACGCCCCGCTCACCGCGCCCCGTTCCGCGCAGCGCCGCCCCGCCGAGGCGGGTGTCGCTCTGACGTTCCGCCCCGGCCCCGAGGGCTCTGCGCACATCGATGTGCACCGCGGCGAGCTGCTCGGCATCCGCCCCTCCGACAGTGACGAGGCCCGCACGCTCTCGCGGCTGCTGGGGCTTCGCACGCCTCCCGGCCCCGACGCGGTCGCGGTCGCCATCGACGGCGCCCTGCACGACCCGAGGCATCTGGATCCGCGAGAGTACCGCCGACGCGTCGTCGCGCTGCCCCACCGTCACACCATCGCGAGCGGCACGCTGCGCGAGGCCGTGGGAGGCCACGGAGTCACGGCCGCCCCGTCGCCCGAGATGACAGCGGTCGCCGCTCTGCACGACACGATCACCGAGGCCGGCGGATGGGACGCCCAGGTCGGAGAGGCCGGCAGACGGCTGTCGGGGGGCCAGCGTCAGCGCATCGGGATCGCGCGTGCACTGCACACCGACGCCGACGTGCTGGTGCTCGACGAGCCGACCTCGGCCGTCGACGCCATCACCGAGGCGCACATCGCCGCAGCGCTGGCCGCGCTCGACCGGACGACCATCGTGATCAGCACGTCACCGGTGCTCCTCGGCGCCTGCGATCGGGTCATCGACCTGTCCCCCGAAGGAACGGATGCCGCCCATGGCTGA
- a CDS encoding ABC transporter ATP-binding protein has translation MAEAPTPLLPIATGARVRVVIATLLRRHRGRAVATAALFLVASALGVVLPACLGRIVDAVSNDAGIAVVAGWVVAAGAGAVGAALAMLWAARVLAGLVQDVLADLREDVFASAMRLPVSTVDDGETADLLSRVTGDIDAVAEAGGNVVPVLLSAGFAIGVSVIALTALDPWLALAGVASVPFYVLGTRAFLRRSRVVFREVRVREAARSQAVLEAVEGIETLTALGEQDHALERVSTRAENSIRMQVEGVRVRNRLFRWINGGELVGLGAILATGFLLHASGAVTVGMVTTAALLFHRLFDPVGQLIFGLDDIQRAAIGLARLVGVIDLAPAAPRGAPRGAGDSRPAARQAVGIELRDVAYRYPTTGRGISDVTLSIAPGTTTALVGSSGSGKSTLARVIAGHHPPTSGVVNLVPETTVPYYLSQELHLFRGTIADNLRLVAPTATHDQMVAALIAVGAEWAITSLGRSPGTSSSSTHSGTDTGIAMDEGRIQQLAIARALLADPAVVILDEATADVGLPHRDAVEAAIRVLRRDRTTVLIAHRLEPVSTADQIIVFAEGRAAQRGTHRDLLAVDGLYRRFWLAQTEAPQPDRHPNAHRHPNEHHHPNAHRHPNEQRETP, from the coding sequence ATGGCTGAGGCCCCGACCCCGCTGCTGCCGATCGCGACGGGCGCCAGGGTGCGCGTCGTCATCGCGACGCTGCTGCGCCGCCACCGCGGACGGGCGGTGGCGACCGCCGCACTGTTCCTCGTCGCGTCCGCACTGGGAGTGGTGCTGCCCGCGTGCCTCGGCCGCATCGTCGACGCGGTCTCGAACGATGCGGGCATCGCGGTCGTCGCCGGCTGGGTCGTCGCCGCGGGAGCAGGCGCCGTCGGCGCCGCCCTGGCGATGCTCTGGGCCGCTCGTGTGCTGGCCGGACTGGTTCAGGATGTGCTGGCCGACCTGCGTGAAGACGTGTTCGCCTCGGCGATGCGCCTGCCGGTGAGCACGGTCGATGACGGAGAGACGGCCGACCTGCTCTCCCGGGTGACCGGTGACATCGATGCGGTGGCCGAGGCGGGCGGCAACGTCGTACCGGTGCTGCTCTCCGCGGGGTTCGCGATCGGGGTCTCCGTGATCGCACTGACGGCCCTCGATCCGTGGCTCGCTCTCGCGGGAGTCGCGAGCGTGCCGTTCTACGTGCTGGGCACCCGGGCGTTCCTCCGTCGCTCTCGTGTGGTCTTCCGTGAGGTGCGCGTGCGCGAGGCCGCCCGCAGCCAGGCCGTGCTCGAGGCGGTGGAGGGCATCGAGACGCTCACCGCTCTCGGCGAGCAGGACCACGCGCTCGAACGGGTCAGCACGCGGGCGGAGAACTCGATCCGGATGCAGGTCGAGGGCGTGCGGGTGCGCAACCGGCTGTTCCGCTGGATCAACGGCGGCGAGCTGGTCGGCCTCGGCGCCATCCTCGCGACGGGGTTCCTGCTGCACGCGAGCGGCGCGGTCACCGTCGGCATGGTCACCACCGCGGCGCTGCTGTTCCATCGGCTGTTCGATCCGGTGGGTCAGCTCATCTTCGGTCTCGACGACATCCAGCGCGCGGCGATCGGACTTGCCAGGCTCGTGGGGGTCATCGACCTCGCTCCGGCGGCGCCGCGGGGCGCACCGCGCGGTGCCGGCGACAGCCGACCCGCCGCTCGCCAGGCGGTCGGCATCGAGCTGCGCGATGTCGCCTACCGGTACCCGACGACGGGGCGCGGCATCAGCGACGTCACGCTGAGCATCGCCCCTGGCACGACCACCGCGCTCGTCGGATCCTCGGGTTCGGGCAAGAGCACCCTCGCTCGGGTCATCGCCGGGCACCACCCGCCGACTTCTGGCGTCGTGAACCTCGTACCCGAGACGACCGTCCCGTACTACCTGTCGCAGGAGCTGCACCTGTTCCGCGGCACGATCGCCGACAACCTGCGCCTGGTCGCCCCCACGGCGACCCACGACCAGATGGTCGCCGCGCTCATCGCCGTCGGAGCCGAATGGGCGATCACCTCGCTGGGCAGATCGCCGGGCACCTCATCGTCTTCCACCCACAGCGGCACCGACACCGGCATCGCCATGGACGAGGGACGCATCCAGCAGCTGGCCATCGCGCGGGCGCTGCTCGCGGACCCCGCCGTCGTGATCCTCGATGAGGCGACGGCCGATGTCGGGCTCCCCCATCGCGACGCCGTCGAAGCGGCGATCCGGGTGCTGCGCAGGGATCGCACGACCGTGCTCATCGCGCATCGGCTGGAGCCGGTGTCGACCGCCGACCAGATCATCGTGTTCGCCGAGGGGCGCGCGGCCCAGCGCGGCACGCACCGTGACCTGCTGGCGGTCGACGGGCTCTACCGCCGCTTCTGGCTCGCGCAGACGGAAGCCCCGCAGCCCGATCGCCATCCGAACGCACATCGCCACCCGAACGAGCATCACCACCCGAACGCACATCGCCACCCGAACGAGCAGAGAGAGACCCCGTGA
- a CDS encoding siderophore-interacting protein, with the protein MLVCDLTGLPAAARIAADTAAGVRTRIVVEVPPEHDRGAFDFGSEADVTWVVGGNGHGPSALGQLVRGIVDERLSLDEGYVWVAGETVALRDARKYLRRELGLAATRFKVVGYWTPIDSWDTKFAALPESVRRDLDATWTESEGAEPEDVQVRFEERLDALGL; encoded by the coding sequence GTGCTCGTCTGCGATCTCACAGGACTTCCCGCGGCAGCGCGCATCGCTGCGGACACTGCGGCCGGCGTCCGCACCCGGATCGTCGTCGAAGTGCCGCCAGAGCACGATCGGGGTGCCTTCGACTTCGGCTCGGAGGCCGACGTCACCTGGGTGGTCGGCGGCAACGGTCACGGCCCCAGTGCGCTCGGTCAGCTGGTGCGGGGCATCGTCGACGAACGACTCTCGCTCGACGAGGGATACGTCTGGGTCGCGGGCGAGACGGTCGCCCTGCGAGACGCCCGCAAATACCTCAGGCGCGAGCTCGGCCTCGCCGCGACCCGGTTCAAGGTCGTCGGATACTGGACCCCCATCGACTCGTGGGACACGAAGTTCGCAGCCCTGCCCGAGTCGGTGCGCAGGGATCTCGACGCGACCTGGACGGAGAGCGAGGGCGCCGAGCCCGAGGACGTGCAGGTGCGGTTCGAGGAACGGCTGGATGCGCTCGGCCTCTGA
- a CDS encoding NADP-dependent oxidoreductase, producing the protein MRAFVLERYRQPIELREIPEPEVGDRDVLIRVEAVGLNQLDEKIRIGEFAQKLPYSLPVVLGNDVAGTVIRVGRLVESFRPGDRVFARPDQGRMGAFAERAAVAEADLALIPTRITAAEAASLPLVALTAWQALVERGRIEPGQKVLIHAGAGGVGSIAIQLAKHLGATVATTASAANAAFVRALGADVVIDYRAEDFAEVLSGYDLVLDSLGGENLERSLRVLRPGGLAIGISGPPDPAFAKRMGLNAVVRLAIAAMSRRIRRQAKRLGVDYEFLFMRAEGRQLARIASLVDDGVITPVVSKTYPFEELPAALADLAVGGGRGKIVATLEV; encoded by the coding sequence ATGCGTGCATTCGTCCTCGAGAGATATCGGCAGCCGATCGAGCTCAGGGAGATCCCCGAGCCCGAGGTCGGCGACCGTGACGTCCTGATCAGGGTCGAGGCCGTCGGGCTCAACCAGCTCGACGAGAAGATCCGCATCGGCGAGTTCGCGCAGAAACTGCCGTACTCCCTGCCGGTCGTACTCGGCAACGACGTGGCCGGCACCGTGATCCGCGTCGGGCGACTCGTGGAGTCCTTCCGGCCCGGCGATCGGGTCTTCGCCCGGCCGGATCAGGGGCGCATGGGCGCGTTCGCCGAACGCGCCGCGGTCGCCGAGGCCGATCTCGCCCTCATCCCGACGCGGATCACGGCGGCCGAGGCCGCGTCTCTGCCGCTCGTGGCGCTCACGGCCTGGCAGGCGCTGGTCGAGCGTGGTCGGATCGAACCAGGGCAGAAGGTCCTCATCCACGCGGGCGCGGGCGGCGTCGGCTCGATCGCGATCCAGCTCGCGAAGCACCTCGGAGCGACCGTCGCCACCACGGCGAGTGCGGCGAACGCCGCTTTCGTCCGCGCACTGGGTGCCGATGTCGTGATCGACTACCGCGCGGAGGACTTCGCGGAGGTGCTCTCGGGCTACGACCTCGTGCTCGACAGCCTCGGCGGTGAGAACCTCGAGAGATCGCTGCGGGTGCTGCGCCCGGGTGGCCTGGCCATCGGCATCTCGGGCCCGCCCGACCCCGCGTTCGCGAAGCGCATGGGTCTGAACGCCGTGGTGCGACTCGCGATCGCCGCGATGAGCCGACGTATCCGACGCCAGGCGAAGCGCCTCGGGGTCGACTACGAGTTCCTGTTCATGCGCGCCGAGGGCCGACAGCTCGCTCGCATCGCGTCGCTGGTGGATGACGGGGTGATCACGCCCGTCGTCTCGAAGACCTACCCGTTCGAGGAGCTTCCGGCAGCTCTCGCCGATCTCGCCGTCGGCGGCGGCCGGGGAAAGATCGTGGCCACGCTCGAGGTCTGA
- a CDS encoding SDR family oxidoreductase, which yields MPSLQGAVVLVTGANGGIGTQFVHQALERGAAKVYASARTPREWADARVVPLTLDVTDAQSIRDAVAVASDVTVLINNAGASVPTAGILTHTDDEIRHNVETNFLGPLFLARAYAPLLSGREGATVIDIHSALAWFAVGGIYSATKAALWSATNSLRLELAPAGVHVVGVHVGYVDTAMAENVSDPKTDPADLVRAVFDATGRDEYEVLADEISVQLKAGLSAPLDAVYPQLRPSAV from the coding sequence ATGCCTTCACTCCAGGGAGCTGTCGTCCTCGTCACCGGTGCGAACGGAGGTATCGGCACGCAGTTCGTGCACCAGGCTCTCGAACGCGGCGCGGCCAAGGTCTACGCCAGTGCCCGCACCCCGCGCGAGTGGGCTGACGCGCGGGTCGTGCCGCTGACGCTCGATGTCACCGACGCGCAGTCCATCCGCGACGCCGTGGCGGTGGCATCCGACGTGACGGTGCTGATCAACAACGCCGGCGCCTCCGTGCCGACGGCGGGGATCCTCACGCACACGGACGACGAGATCCGCCACAACGTCGAGACGAACTTCCTCGGGCCGCTGTTCCTGGCGCGCGCATACGCCCCGCTGCTGTCGGGTCGCGAGGGTGCCACGGTCATCGACATCCATTCGGCTCTCGCGTGGTTCGCGGTCGGCGGCATCTACAGCGCCACCAAGGCCGCCCTGTGGTCGGCGACCAACTCTCTGCGTCTCGAGCTCGCTCCGGCGGGCGTCCACGTCGTCGGTGTGCACGTCGGATACGTCGACACCGCGATGGCCGAGAACGTCTCAGACCCCAAGACCGACCCCGCAGACCTCGTGCGCGCGGTCTTCGATGCGACCGGACGCGACGAGTACGAGGTGCTCGCCGATGAGATCTCGGTGCAGCTCAAGGCCGGGCTGAGCGCGCCACTCGATGCGGTCTATCCGCAGCTTCGTCCGTCGGCCGTCTGA